A single region of the Salvia miltiorrhiza cultivar Shanhuang (shh) chromosome 8, IMPLAD_Smil_shh, whole genome shotgun sequence genome encodes:
- the LOC130996891 gene encoding rapid alkalinization factor-like: MAAAYKLLIALCLIASILILQASAGGDHDPSAAGWMMPAVRSGCRGTIAECLAGGDDEFELDSESNRRILATSRYISYGALQRNNVPCSRRGASYYNCRPGAQANPYRRGCNAITRCRN; this comes from the coding sequence ATGGCAGCCGCCTACAAATTGCTAATAGCACTATGCTTAATCGCATCAATTCTAATCCTGCAAGCGTCGGCAGGTGGGGACCACGATCCCTCCGCCGCGGGATGGATGATGCCGGCAGTGAGATCCGGCTGCAGGGGGACCATCGCCGAGTGCCTGGCCGGCGGAGACGACGAGTTCGAGCTTGATTCGGAGTCCAACAGGCGCATCCTAGCGACGAGCCGCTACATCAGCTACGGAGCGCTGCAGAGGAACAACGTCCCCTGCTCGCGGCGCGGCGCGTCGTACTATAATTGCCGCCCCGGCGCGCAGGCCAATCCCTACCGGCGCGGCTGCAACGCTATCACTCGTTGCCGGAACTGA